The Camelina sativa cultivar DH55 chromosome 14, Cs, whole genome shotgun sequence genome includes a window with the following:
- the LOC109128711 gene encoding uncharacterized protein LOC109128711 — translation MDDFSVYGDSFSPCLANLCRILKRCEETNQVLNWEKCHFMVEEGIVHCHKISEKGIEVDKAKMEVMVQLQPPKTVKDIRSFLGHAGFYRRFIKDFSKIARPLTRLLCKEPEFNFDEKCLKAFKEIKAALISAAIVQAPNWDLPFEIMCNASDFAIGAVLGQKKDKKLHVIHYESRTLDETQGRYSTTKRAFGNSLCI, via the coding sequence atggatgattTTTCCGTCTATGGAGATTCTTTTTCCCCTTGTCTTGCTAATCTATGTAGGATCTTGAAGAGATGTGAAGAGACAAATCAGGTTTTAAATTGGGAGAAGTGtcatttcatggttgaagaagggatagttcaTTGTCACaagatttcagagaagggtATTGAGGTTGACAAGGCAAAAATGGAAGTCATGGTCCAACTTCAGCCACCAAAGACAGTTAAAGATATAAGAAGCTTTCTAGGCCATGCTGGGTTCTACAGGAGGTTTATCAAAGATTTTTCAAAGATTGCTAGGCCATTGACAAGATTGTTATGCAAGGAGCctgagttcaactttgatgaaaAGTGTTTGAAGGCTTTTAAGGAGATCAAGGCTGCTTTGATATCAGCTGCAATAGTTCAAGCCCCAAACTGGGACCTTCCATTTGAGATCATGTGTAATGCCTCTGATTTTGCTATAGGAGCTGTTCTGGGACagaaaaaagacaagaagctgcaTGTGATACATTATGAAAGTAGAACCTTGGATGAGACTCAAGGAAGGTATTCAACCACAAAAAGAGCTTTTGGCAATAGTCTTTGCATTTGA
- the LOC104743809 gene encoding uncharacterized protein LOC104743809 → MGPFNPSSNGNVYILVVVDYVSKCVETIASPTNDHKVVLKLFKTIIFPRYGVPRVVISDGWTHFINKVFEGMLKKYGVKHKGSTACHPQTAFKTPIGRIPFQLVYGKSCHLPVEVEYKDLWAIKLLNLNLETTQAKRSLDLHELEEIRLEAYDSSKIYKERTKAFHDKKILVKDLKAGDQALLFNSKLKLFPRKLKSRWGGPFEVKEVLPFGAVRLLNKDGSKFTVNEQRVKKY, encoded by the exons ATGGGTCCTTTTAACCCCTCTTCAAATGGCAATGTTTACATATTGGTAGTTgtggactatgtctccaagtgcGTAGAGACTATTGCAAGCCccaccaatgatcacaaggtggTTCTCAAGCTTTTCAAGACCATAATCTTTCCAAGATATGGAGTTCCAAGGGTTGTGATCAGTGATGGATGGacacacttcatcaacaagGTCTTTGAGGGAATGTTAAAGAAATATGGAGTTAAACACAAGGGGTCTACAGCCTGTCATCCTCAAACAG ctttcaagacTCCAATAGGAAGAATTCCATTTCAACTTGTTTATGGAAAATCTTGCCATCTCCCTGTTGAGGTTGAGTATAAGGATCTATGGGCAATCAAACTCTTGAATCTGAATTTAGAGACAACCCAAGCCAAGAGAAGCCTTGATCTGCATGAACTTGAAGAGATAAGATTAGAAGCTTATGATAGCTCCaagatatataaagaaagaacaaaagccTTCCATGACAAGAAGATCCTAGTTAAAGACCTTAAGGCTGGAGATCAAGCTTTACTCTTCAATTCTAAGCTTAAGTTGTTCCCAAGAAAGTTAAAGAGCAGATGGGGAGGTCCTTTTGAAGTGAAAGAGGTTTTACCATTTGGAGCAGTCAGacttctcaacaaggatggtagtAAATTTACAGTCAATGAGCAAAGAGTCAAGAAATACTag